A genomic region of Pseudomonas sp. KU43P contains the following coding sequences:
- a CDS encoding gamma carbonic anhydrase family protein, with protein MAIRSFQQHTPKVAARAFVDRSAVVLGDVEIGEDSSVWPLTVIRGDMHRIRIGARTSVQDGSVLHITHAGPFNPDGFPLIIGDEVTIGHKVMLHGCTLGSRILVGMGSTIMDGAIVEDEVIIGAGSLVPPGKRLESGYLYVGSPVKQARPLSDKERAFFPYSASNYVKLKDQHLAEGYDQPE; from the coding sequence ATGGCCATCCGAAGCTTCCAGCAACACACTCCGAAAGTTGCAGCACGGGCCTTTGTCGACCGTTCGGCGGTGGTGCTGGGCGACGTGGAAATCGGCGAAGACAGCTCGGTGTGGCCGCTGACGGTAATCCGCGGCGACATGCACCGCATCCGCATCGGCGCCCGCACCAGTGTGCAGGACGGCAGCGTGCTGCACATCACCCATGCCGGCCCGTTCAACCCGGACGGTTTTCCGCTGATCATCGGCGACGAAGTGACCATCGGCCACAAAGTCATGTTGCATGGCTGTACGCTGGGCAGCCGTATCCTGGTTGGCATGGGGAGCACCATCATGGACGGCGCCATCGTCGAGGACGAGGTGATCATTGGTGCCGGCAGCCTGGTGCCACCGGGAAAACGCTTGGAAAGCGGCTACCTGTACGTGGGCAGCCCGGTGAAACAGGCGCGGCCGCTGAGCGACAAGGAACGCGCTTTTTTCCCTTACAGCGCCAGCAACTACGTGAAGCTCAAGGACCAGCACCTGGCCGAAGGCTACGACCAACCTGAATGA
- a CDS encoding HAD family hydrolase, with the protein MHQQNILFDLDGTLTDPRLGITRSIQYALAKLGIDEPDLTRLEHFIGPPLLQAFMQFYDFDEAKAWDAVNFYRERFRVTGLYENLVFDGVPELLQALNGQGRTLYVATSKPWEFAREIARHFEFDHHFKVIYGSELDGTRTNKVELIRHLLDEEGLDPAQTLMIGDRKHDLIGARSNGLQAVAVGYGFGSREELMAEAPAFHFATVAEMHQAFTKA; encoded by the coding sequence ATGCACCAGCAGAACATCCTTTTCGACCTCGACGGCACCCTGACCGACCCGCGCCTGGGCATCACCCGCTCGATCCAGTACGCCCTGGCCAAACTGGGCATCGACGAGCCGGACCTGACGCGCCTTGAGCACTTCATCGGGCCACCCCTGCTGCAGGCCTTCATGCAGTTCTACGACTTTGACGAAGCCAAGGCGTGGGACGCTGTGAACTTCTACCGAGAACGCTTCCGCGTCACCGGCTTGTACGAGAACCTGGTGTTCGACGGTGTGCCGGAGCTGCTCCAGGCGTTGAATGGCCAGGGCCGTACCTTGTACGTCGCCACTTCCAAGCCTTGGGAGTTCGCCCGTGAGATCGCTCGGCACTTTGAGTTCGATCATCACTTCAAGGTCATTTACGGCAGCGAACTGGATGGCACTCGCACCAACAAGGTCGAGCTGATTCGTCATCTGCTCGATGAAGAGGGGCTGGACCCTGCGCAGACGCTGATGATCGGTGACCGCAAGCACGACCTGATCGGCGCGCGCAGCAATGGGTTGCAGGCGGTGGCGGTGGGGTACGGATTTGGTAGCAGGGAAGAACTGATGGCCGAGGCGCCGGCGTTCCACTTTGCCACCGTGGCAGAGATGCACCAGGCATTCACCAAGGCCTGA
- a CDS encoding aminopeptidase yields MKRSGPGPLDRVFSALVPVLGAFLLSGCSNLGYYGQLAEGQWQLLRARQPVEKVIADPHSSAKLRARLQHAEQARVFASQHLELPDNRSYRVYADLGRPYVVWNVFATPELSLQPVTHCFPIAGCVAYRGYYRQGAARGAAALMRQDGLDVYVGGVEAYSTLGWFDDPILSSMLGWGDERLATLIFHELAHQRFYVQDDTEFNESFATFVEQEGTRQWRAARGLAANDESQSAQRDQFVRLVLASRERLQAIYAGPLDDGHKRAAKQAEFERLRREYRQVRDSQWAGDKRYDAWMYGPMSNAKLLPFGLYDQWVPAFAAVFREAGGDWQRFYARVETLGRLPVEKRKAALARLVESQ; encoded by the coding sequence TTGAAGCGCTCAGGCCCTGGGCCACTCGACCGCGTTTTCAGCGCTTTGGTTCCCGTGCTGGGCGCTTTTCTGCTGAGCGGTTGCTCCAACCTTGGCTATTACGGCCAGCTGGCAGAGGGTCAATGGCAGCTATTGCGCGCGCGCCAGCCGGTGGAAAAGGTGATTGCCGATCCACACAGCAGTGCTAAGTTGCGTGCACGTCTGCAGCACGCGGAGCAGGCCCGGGTGTTTGCCAGCCAGCATTTGGAGCTGCCCGACAACCGCAGCTACCGGGTGTATGCCGACCTGGGCCGCCCCTATGTGGTGTGGAACGTGTTCGCCACGCCCGAACTTTCGCTGCAGCCTGTGACCCATTGCTTCCCGATTGCCGGTTGCGTCGCCTATCGCGGCTATTACCGGCAGGGCGCGGCCCGCGGCGCGGCGGCGTTGATGCGTCAGGACGGTCTGGATGTTTATGTGGGTGGTGTGGAGGCCTATTCGACGCTGGGCTGGTTCGACGACCCGATCTTGTCGTCGATGCTGGGCTGGGGGGACGAACGGCTGGCCACTCTGATTTTCCATGAGCTGGCTCACCAGCGTTTCTATGTGCAGGACGACACCGAGTTCAACGAGTCATTTGCCACCTTCGTCGAGCAGGAGGGAACGCGGCAATGGCGCGCGGCGCGTGGGCTTGCTGCGAACGACGAAAGCCAGAGCGCACAGCGGGACCAGTTCGTCCGCCTGGTGTTGGCGAGCCGCGAACGGTTGCAGGCGATTTATGCCGGGCCATTGGATGATGGGCATAAACGGGCGGCCAAGCAGGCGGAGTTCGAGCGGTTGCGGCGCGAGTATCGCCAGGTTCGTGATAGCCAGTGGGCTGGGGACAAGCGTTATGACGCGTGGATGTATGGGCCGATGAGCAATGCCAAGCTGTTGCCGTTCGGGCTGTATGACCAGTGGGTGCCGGCGTTTGCGGCGGTGTTTCGGGAGGCGGGAGGGGATTGGCAGCGGTTCTACGCACGGGTTGAAACGCTGGGGCGGCTGCCGGTTGAGAAGCGCAAGGCGGCGTTGGCGCGATTGGTGGAAAGTCAGTGA